Proteins co-encoded in one Burkholderia ambifaria AMMD genomic window:
- a CDS encoding tyrosine-type recombinase/integrase produces MSYQLFRVGKVWHCRFQINGTRQQRSTRETDRQRAEQVAEAAVRQAKLWTRDSKELPTLRELVRQWLVVHESTASRAHVKVVETFGRLHLYDLADVLIDELSTDRVEFARVRHLESHAPVSANQWLKVLRLLCNWAVRRGILAAVPFRVRALKVQKKPRAILPVAMARAWLDAIDAGEGNRAGVRTAVRLMLGLGLRESETITARWEWLDVGRQTYTPGRTKGREADPIPVPAWLIDYLMADWKAAGPILQKANGCPYPAGFTRSAMLAANRAVGAPHITAHRLRGTFATLLSEAGVPVQSIQRALRHKNLTTTAAYLEVDMGTVAAGQQRIAEKIGLGLHTETSGAPVANCDPQPQQ; encoded by the coding sequence ATGAGCTATCAACTTTTTCGCGTCGGCAAGGTCTGGCACTGCCGCTTCCAAATCAACGGCACACGCCAGCAACGTTCAACACGTGAAACCGATCGACAGCGCGCCGAGCAAGTTGCGGAGGCGGCTGTTCGCCAGGCAAAGCTTTGGACACGCGACAGCAAGGAGTTGCCGACCTTACGTGAGCTCGTACGCCAATGGCTCGTTGTCCACGAGTCGACAGCCAGTCGCGCACACGTCAAGGTCGTGGAGACGTTCGGGCGACTTCACCTCTACGATCTGGCCGACGTGCTGATCGACGAGCTGTCGACCGATCGCGTCGAGTTCGCGCGCGTGCGGCACCTTGAATCGCATGCGCCGGTATCGGCGAATCAGTGGCTCAAGGTGCTGCGCCTGCTCTGCAATTGGGCCGTACGGCGCGGCATCCTGGCGGCCGTCCCGTTCCGTGTCCGCGCGCTGAAGGTCCAGAAGAAGCCGCGGGCGATCCTGCCCGTCGCAATGGCCCGGGCATGGCTAGATGCCATCGACGCGGGCGAAGGCAATCGCGCCGGGGTCCGCACTGCAGTGCGCCTGATGCTCGGCCTGGGCCTGCGCGAATCGGAGACCATTACGGCACGATGGGAATGGCTCGACGTCGGGCGCCAGACCTACACGCCGGGTCGGACGAAGGGCCGCGAGGCTGATCCGATCCCCGTTCCGGCCTGGTTGATCGACTACCTGATGGCAGACTGGAAGGCGGCCGGCCCAATCCTGCAGAAAGCGAACGGTTGCCCGTATCCGGCTGGCTTCACGCGTTCGGCGATGTTGGCGGCCAACCGGGCAGTCGGTGCCCCCCACATCACCGCGCATCGACTACGCGGCACGTTCGCAACGTTGCTCTCTGAAGCCGGTGTCCCGGTGCAATCGATCCAACGAGCCCTTCGCCACAAGAACCTGACGACGACAGCGGCCTATCTCGAGGTCGACATGGGCACCGTGGCCGCCGGCCAGCAACGCATCGCAGAGAAGATCGGTCTCGGATTACACACGGAAACCAGTGGCGCGCCAGTGGCGAACTGTGACCCGCAACCCCAGCAATGA
- a CDS encoding pyocin activator PrtN family protein, with amino-acid sequence MNTVFLLMAQYGATAVVPVELVCRDYFSHLTPAQLVIKVSLGEIALPLVRIEGSKKSAKGVHIQDLANYIDERRAAAIKECEQLRS; translated from the coding sequence ATGAATACAGTCTTCTTACTGATGGCACAGTACGGGGCAACTGCTGTCGTTCCGGTCGAGCTTGTCTGCCGTGACTATTTCTCGCACCTGACGCCGGCGCAGCTGGTGATAAAGGTCAGTCTCGGCGAGATCGCGTTACCTCTCGTGCGCATCGAAGGGTCCAAGAAGTCCGCCAAGGGCGTCCACATTCAGGATCTCGCAAACTACATCGACGAGCGGCGTGCTGCAGCAATAAAGGAATGCGAGCAGCTGCGCTCGTAG
- a CDS encoding pyocin activator PrtN family protein, with protein sequence MNTVFLLMAQYNATAIIPIDVVCRDYFAPMTVATLIRKIGSGEIPLPLIRMGKSQKCAKGIHVQDLANYIDERRAAALQECAQLRA encoded by the coding sequence ATGAACACTGTCTTCCTGCTGATGGCTCAGTACAACGCGACAGCGATCATACCGATCGACGTCGTGTGCCGAGACTACTTCGCGCCGATGACGGTCGCGACGCTTATCAGAAAGATCGGCTCCGGCGAAATTCCGCTTCCGCTCATTCGGATGGGAAAGTCCCAGAAGTGCGCCAAGGGCATCCACGTTCAGGATCTAGCGAACTACATTGATGAGCGCCGTGCGGCCGCATTGCAGGAATGCGCACAGCTGCGTGCCTGA
- a CDS encoding STAS domain-containing protein, with translation MPLPTYFNKETMYGLVSQVLDEGHNARCKVIYLDFAPLKFIDSAGVTVLSNLIEFLKKIGAKTYFKGHKTLHTPVRFLDDSGFFRQYLGYDLQQGAAVRATTLPLQLVEYSRSYGYMENRLVPWLANALETEERALSTVKVCFQEIFNNINDHSQVNIGCIFAQHYPNKDLIQITVSDFGVGIPYRVQQLEGNLSDQQAIARASEQGFTTQTTVRNRGAGLHVLVQNVAARNDGAVMIHSRRGILTCVRGRDGVKRTPRPAKGFYPGTLIQLALHTNTFVSDEIDEEFEW, from the coding sequence GTGCCTCTGCCGACCTACTTCAACAAGGAGACCATGTACGGATTGGTCTCTCAAGTGCTGGACGAGGGGCACAACGCACGATGCAAAGTCATTTACCTTGATTTCGCCCCCTTGAAGTTCATCGACTCGGCCGGCGTCACGGTTCTTAGCAATCTCATCGAGTTCTTGAAGAAGATCGGAGCCAAGACCTATTTCAAAGGTCACAAGACTCTCCATACGCCCGTCCGATTCTTGGACGATTCCGGCTTCTTCCGTCAGTATTTAGGGTACGATCTCCAACAAGGGGCGGCCGTCCGCGCCACAACTCTCCCGCTGCAGTTGGTCGAATACTCCCGCAGCTATGGCTACATGGAAAATCGACTGGTGCCGTGGTTGGCGAATGCCCTTGAGACCGAGGAGCGGGCGCTTTCGACCGTTAAGGTCTGCTTTCAAGAAATTTTCAACAATATCAACGACCATTCGCAGGTCAACATCGGCTGCATCTTTGCACAGCACTATCCGAACAAGGACCTGATCCAAATCACGGTATCGGATTTCGGCGTCGGCATCCCTTACAGGGTGCAGCAGCTCGAGGGCAATCTGTCTGATCAGCAAGCTATCGCTCGAGCCTCGGAGCAGGGGTTTACCACCCAAACGACCGTTCGAAATCGAGGAGCCGGCCTTCACGTTTTGGTACAAAACGTCGCCGCCAGGAATGACGGGGCAGTGATGATCCACTCCCGCCGTGGTATCCTCACTTGTGTCAGGGGGAGGGATGGAGTGAAGCGAACGCCGCGTCCAGCAAAGGGGTTCTACCCTGGGACACTGATCCAGTTGGCGCTCCACACCAACACTTTTGTTTCTGACGAGATTGACGAGGAGTTCGAATGGTGA